Part of the Engystomops pustulosus chromosome 4, aEngPut4.maternal, whole genome shotgun sequence genome is shown below.
TCCttttctcttgcccaaaagttaGGAGGTATGCCTTAGACTGGTGgtattttgaaccagtttttaagcagtctgttaaacacATGCAGGTTTTAAGATAATTGGTAGAACTGGTCAAAAAACAGATGTTTTCAAAAAAATACATGTATTTTTAAGACTGCTTAAACAGGGTGATGCCATATATAGcattttttaagcatgcattttctgtccatttaaaaatgcatcagtTGAAGGtctaccatgcatttggctgctcacaacctgtttatctatgaaaatggtgtggcatcacccttaggtgtTGTAATGGCAGCAAATTGGAAGCAGAGCATGAAACTGCTTTCTTCCAAAGCCTTTCCACACCAACCTCTCCTTGCCAGCCATCTAATTTTAAGAATTTCAAGTGGCAGGAGTGGACTAGAGATTATTTGTCTAAATGTATGGCTTTTGGAATAGCCACGCATTATAAAACTGGGTGTACATGGATTTAGCATTTAGTAGCTTTACAAATGGGCACTAAAATTTGCACAAACTGGCAGATCGGACAGTTGTACACCATAAAACACCTATAGCTACAAGGTGTAAGTCCCTTACTAATGATTTTAGTTAAGGTAGGGCTTTTTAGCAATAAGTTGTAATGCAACaattgaccactagatggtgcaaacatttaaaattttaagCATTTGTTTTAAAAGTCCATTTAGAAGtgtttctcaacctttctaatgctgtgaccccgcaataaaattgcggctctgatggctttaggtgacccctggTGTTGGTTGTTCGATCCCTGCTGGGGTCACGAACCACTGATTTACAACATGATGCAAAAATTGTCCAAGAAATAGATTTGCCTCTGTATTATACCAAAGTCTGAATGGaggacatatgtacagctgcaaACCATACCGGTCCAGAAACAAGCAAAAGATGGGAaatgaagataggacatgtccagtgGCGGAACTAGAATCCACTGGGCCGAGACAAATTTCTCCACCCACTACTACAGCAAACAAttaagtggccctggaaaaaaaaaattctaaattgacCCCATTAGTAGGTGGGATCAACACCATTAAGTGTGgtccaagaatgtaactactataatactgccccctatgtaaagcaATAACTCCTATACAGCGCCCCCAAATAATAATAGAGAACATTCCCCAATTCATTATATTAGAGACAGTGCCGAGGCAGCcccctacaaaaaaaaatattagggcCAACACTtcctcattattagagatgatgtTAGCTATCAATACAGAGATAGTGACTCCCCCTCCCATTTAAAAACCGATACGATGACAACATTTTGAGACAATATTTTCAGAAATATTAGTAACTCCAATTGATATTTTAAACATTCCCCCTCCACTACATTAACTCCTTAGTGATGGGGCCTGAAAATGCTATAGcgaccgggcatttttagcaaattttcgtaagcgccggtttaagggccataatttttatttttttttacatgttaacgtttacattttttgcagagttttttttcaggacacaCAGCTAGTTAAAATGTTCATATTTACTTATTTGGAATTAAAAGTGGAGAAAAAGGCTTTTTTGTAACTTATAGtacttttttcattttcaaattaactcaaaattattaattccctattttgtttgttattttcatatataatatgtataggctCAGGCAAAAGGGGCAACTATAGTGATGCTTTTTGTAGTatagcaggggatttttttttttgtattgtatggGGAATGTCATtgaattttatgaatatttattaccgGTAATATTTTGtctaagttttcccctgtaactgagccctctataagagcctcagttagggtgatgtcacacatggtgttttgaacccgtttttgttccgtttttaagcagtccgttaaacgcatctgtttttgacaggttttaccaattatcttaaaactggtcaaaaattgACTGCTTAAATGCATTTaattgactgcttaaaaactgaccaaaaacgggttaaacgccatgtgtggcatcacccttacaggggaaatgaccacctgACACTGGGGATTCTgaccagagctgtactgggtctaattagacccagcagctctgtttaaccccttaaactcGGCAGCCACAATGCTGGGTGTCTGAGGGAGTTGTCTTATATGCTTACAAGGTACAGCCTCCCAATGTCTtgtaacaaaaacaaaaaaaatcacttacCTGGCACTCCTGCGGCCTCCGCCTTCCCTTCAGCACAGGTATGGATGTTCGGCAAGGCATGGGTACTGACGCCGGTACATGTAGACGGTGCCTTCTGTTTAACACCGGTAATGGCGCACGTAAGTGACGAGACAGAAGCAGCTCTTTGACTGTCACAAGCAATAACATTGGCAGTCCGCGCACACACTAATCAATTGGCCGGCTGATGGAATATTCGTGATAGGACAAGGGATAGACCATCCcttctaaggctggtgccacacgcaccgctttgtctgcgtttgaaaacgcagacaaagcctcaCATATCTGagtgggccgcggcccgatcgcattggcgtttctatggaaatgcctgcgatcatGAACGAGCCGTcagtgttttgcgtttatttaatgCCTAACAGGCCAGGCAGAGGGTGCAACTGCGATTGTTATGGccctggacatgtcctatctttctccatgcACGGCCTGTAtgccatgcatttctatggatcGGGAAGGAGTCACCGTCCTTGTCTCCCGCACGACTTTCATACattcgtctgaatgcagcctaagggtgaagacacacatggcgtttttgggccgtttttagttagtgtgttttcagatcgttaaaaacgcatgcgtttttgaccagtttgaattaagataattgctcaaacctgtcaaaaacgcatgagttttttaaaaatctgaaaacgcactaaccaaaaacggcctaaaaacgccacgtgcgtcttcaccctaagggtgaaaacgcacgtggcgtttttaggccatttttagttagtgcgttttcagattttaaagaaacgcatgcgttttttgaaaacgcatgcgtttttgacaggtttgactaattatcttaattcaaactggtcaaaagcacatgcatttttttttttacaatctgaaaaagcACTttgtaaaaacggcccaaaaacgccacgtgtgtcttcaggcagtttttgggccgtttagttagtgcgttttcacatcgttgaaaacgcatgcgtttttgccaGGTTTGACCAatcatcttaattcaaactggtcaaaaacgcatgcgtatgaatgtgcaacaccctcgtcgATGCAAGGCGGaagagtggttgcgaatacgtcccacagcatgttaCTGCATCACACTACATAGGCCTTATAGGACAcaagggaacattgcagtggtagatcctgcctggcaaggcaggagttaactgttttatgtgatgtaagatgtgtcatccaatcacatgtattacactctattctctgtaagctgagatgtaattggaggagcagccaccatctgaccaggggagtaacaagaccctgtcaggaaacttccagaagtgagtagtctctctcaggagagggtagagagcagtcagacctaggagtctgcagaagcaaactggagtaactccagtctaaactctagacagctagcataccagaccagagcaggaagagcctagcccctgcctgaagagtggagctaatagctaagagttagtgaggaaaggggtatcctcctacctttaagggtgatacctgaagcaacccaggagaaagctgaagcatcctactaggacacagctacctcccagcctgccctctgcatccaggctggcgctctacctcctgtggctccctccaacttgcatctcagcactccaccatcttgttaaaggcacgttgccgatgttcctgtcggttccaataaagaactgtaagttgtttttgttcaacgtctgcctccgtctggtccctgctactacagctgccatcatcaccggcaccctgtccactacacagagactcactctagacaccaaagggttgccccagggagatccgctacagcagcctctccctcatttcttgccaacaccaccctgctggagacctgctaggctgtaggacagccctccggttccccataccaagcactgccaggcactcaggtactgcgggccccggatgactccaggccccgagaaaaggctaggccccggtgggggatgttgcaaatgtctcacaaATTGTAAAGACCCAACCTACTTGCTGTGGGTGAAAATTAAAGCTGTGCTCTGGTTGGCAAGGACAACAGTTTTTCCTCTAAGACAAGGCTCCCAACTGTAAAGACACTTATGAAATGTGACCTCAAAGACATAAAATTTAGGTGTAACTTCACTACAGTCCCTCCCTGGGGTAGGAAATGCTTAAATAGCCTGCATAAAAATGAGACTGCCCCATAAGTCTTTAAACCAATGTAGACACCCAGTGGTCTCTGGAGTCTCAGCTGGTAGATGTGCTGTGGCCATCCATAGCCGGATCCAGGAACAAGTAGATGGGGGGCTGTGGCAGTGCCACAGCCCCCCCTCGCATCCTCCAACTCCTAAATGTCTGTAAATCAACtgttttattgaacaacaggtagcaggcaaggGGCCAAaatggtcaaacagcagattcggattctggtactggagaggTCTACAGGAATAAGGCACTAGCCTGATGGTACATGCAGGTTAGGATAGAGATGGAGCTGTgttcaaactgtggaagctgcgaCTCTGGGTTagagttcctgggattggtttgcGACAGCACTGCAGGTGCTTTAAGAACAGACCAGCAAAACCATGTGCTCTCCATGCACAGGGGTTtaatactcccctggtcaggtgatagcacctctccagtttacaatacagccaaccgATTAGATAACATCTTATACCCACTTAACTATTgcttttccaggcagaggctacagattACCCGAGTTCTCCCTGCAATATATTCTGGATGAGTTGCCCAAGCTCACCAGACATTTGTCAACTTTGTAAACAGTTAATTTGGCAAATCAACTCTCAGCTATTGTAATGTATttcaaatgcaatgtgtgaatgcaccttaaccccttcacactctaacggatatatccgccacagagctatgaagagggctcacgggcagagccctcttcatacagagacccatcgctaacacctgcgGTTGGTGCGTGCACCAATTGCGGTTAGTAACCACTTCTTTGCCACGTGGGCGCCCCCATGTTACCTTCGATAgttgctcccccgaacgtcatcgggggcagcgatcagttgccattgtagcctcgggtcttcgtctgaTCAATCAAtcacatatctatccatccatcaatcaaatacatatctatccatccatcacatctatctacctttttttttttttttttttttttttttacaatgagcctgtggctcattgtaatgtatagtgtgcagaaacgccatatactgcaatacaactgtatatggtaggaacgatctgactatcttgggttaatgtaccctagatggtcaaagaaagtggaaaaaaaaacaataaaacacgcAAGCGTGCATTTAGCTATGCCCCACAATGTTTTTAAGCATGCAGTTTCAGTCTTAAActttttaaaacggtccaaataCCCTTAGCTCACAGGTTCCGCTAGCAgtccgttcataacacgacgctagcacacagggggtggGCATTGGCCAGTAACATGTATTTCCAGGGAATCGCATAAGATCGAtagcccgatcgcatatgcatttccagagaaacacatgcgatcgggcTGAGGCCTGCCCCTTGTGCACTAGTGTTGCATTATGAACGACCTtctagcggaacatgtgaccgcggccCTAGGAGCTGTTATACACTGCATTATACACCTGCATGGGATCCAGCACATTCTGATAGGAACCAAATGCTATGGTGCAGTGTCTAGGAATGTGATCTAGGTAGCATCTACTGTACAACTCAAATAATGACCCCATGTAGGGGTGTACTGAATTACAGTAAGACAACCCTGGCCTTTTAATAAAGCAGAAAGACATTAAAGTTAAAaacatgtttaataaattaaatattcACATCACAGGGCACTAAAAGTCACAGGCAGCAGGCAAGTCAATAGTGAGGTCTTCAAATACAGGACTGAAGGTCTCAAATGGATCTGAAAAGACAATTAAGGACATTAGAGCAATTTAGTCATAGGATGTCTGGCCAAGATTTAGGCCCGAGAGATGTTCTCTAATACATGAGGACAGTAGTACAGACTTACCATAGTTTATTACATCACATTCCATTGGTGAAAGAATCTCACTAGTAAGAGCTTCAAATCGTTCTGCATCAACCAGAGACATATACAGCGAGACCCCAGCAAGGCAGCGGTCACTGAGCCGGTGGTCTTCAGGGACCTCAAAGCTTTCAAAATCTATTCAGAGAGAACATTGTTGAGTTGCTAATGTCCTATACATGTGATCCATAGATTCCATCCTTACAATAGGCCAACAATATCAAAGACTATTGAAACCCCTTTGAAGCCAAGAGTACATGAAGCCCATGGCCTGTTCCAGTATGTGACCATGTTAGTAATACAGAACATTACCTGCAACGTGAAGACATGCACATACCAAGAGGATTGTATGGGATGAAGGTCTCAATATCTGGATAAGTCTTCTTAGTCTTTAGATGTACCTGGCCCTTTTGCTGTACCTAGGTTTGAAGGAACACAAAAGTTATGCAGTAAATTATTAAACACTTGCATTTTAGCCAACTTCATTATCTGCATGTAAAACACATGGCACTTGTTCCGCTAGCAGTCCATTCATCGATTGCACAagtttccctggaaatgcatgtgGGATCGGCCGAGGCCTGctcactgtgcgctagcgtcgggtTATGAATTGACtgctagtggaacgtgtgaccacTGCC
Proteins encoded:
- the LOC140128957 gene encoding securin-like, encoding MDVLLQLEKENGDVYSHSKPNPGSFTLLSKALNVKSDGFNTAKLLPHRKALGNVNQHVQARHCPTKVQQKGQVHLKTKKTYPDIETFIPYNPLDFESFEVPEDHRLSDRCLAGVSLYMSLVDAERFEALTSEILSPMECDVINYDPFETFSPVFEDLTIDLPAACDF